A genomic stretch from Theobroma cacao cultivar B97-61/B2 chromosome 4, Criollo_cocoa_genome_V2, whole genome shotgun sequence includes:
- the LOC18601366 gene encoding transcription factor MYB35: protein MGRPPCCDKSNVKRGLWTAEEDARILAYVSNYGIGNWTLVPKKAGLNRCGKSCRLRWTNYLRPDLKHESFTPQEEEVIINLHKHIGSRWSLIAKHLPGRTDNDVKNYWNTKLRKKLSKMGIDPITHKPISQVLSDYGNINSLPNTENLFGSFGKNFRNTLMPKNEPSSIPIGLPNNCMVMKPVIEQGQVNNRGSIQPNFFSEVNSSCSSSSSTAFSQLSSPQSSSFQASQSEITPTSPFNWSDFLLSDPLFHDNSQQKQEHKFPGPRRSSTMTQKEISQFKANGGSDHSFNRIELQGFGAYDYSSSTMNQVNIKTDASSLSASSFVDAILDRDSEIRSQFPEILDGSFDY, encoded by the exons ATGGGAAGACCTCCTTGCTGTGATAAATCCAACGTTAAGAGGGGTCTTTGGACTGCTGAGGAAGATGCCAGGATTCTTGCTTATGTTTCCAACTACGGAATTGGCAACTGGACTTTAGTTCCAAAGAAAGCag GATTAAACAGATGTGGGAAAAGCTGCAGGCTTAGGTGGACCAATTACTTGAGGCCTGATCTTAAACATGAGAGCTTCACACCTCAAGAGGAAGAAGTCATAATCAATCTGCATAAACATATTGGCAGCAG ATGGTCATTAATTGCAAAGCATCTTCCTGGAAGAACAGACAATGATGTGAAGAACTATTGGAACACTAAGCTGCGAAAGAAGCTTTCCAAGATGGGAATTGATCCTATAACTCATAAGCCAATTTCTCAGGTTCTTTCTGATTATGGAAACATCAACAGCCTCCCAAACACTGAAAATCTCTTTGGGTCCTTTGGCAAGAATTTTAGAAACACGTTAATGCCCAAGAATGAGCCATCTTCGATACCCATTGGGCTTCCAAATAACTGTATGGTCATGAAGCCAGTGATAGAGCAA GGTCAAGTCAACAACCGAGGATCTATCCAACCTAACTTCTTCAGTGAAGTTAACTCTTCTTGTTCATCTTCTTCGTCAACTGCTTTCTCGCAATTGAGTTCACCTCAATCCTCGTCTTTCCAGGCATCTCAGTCTGAAATTACACCAACATCTCCCTTCAATTGGAGTGATTTTCTCCTCAGTGACCCTCTCTTCCATGACAATTCTCAGCAAAAACAAGAGCACAAGTTCCCTGGACCAAGAAGATCCTCAACTATGACACAGAAAGAAATATCCCAGTTCAAAGCCAATGGTGGAAGTGACCATAGCTTTAACAGAATTGAACTTCAGGGATTTGGAGCATATGATTACAGCTCTTCCACAATGAATCAAGTTAACATAAAAACTGACGCTTCTTCATTGTCTGCAAGTTCTTTCGTTGATGCCATTTTGGATAGGGACAGTGAGATACGTTCGCAATTTCCTGAAATTTTAGATGGTTCTTTTGATTACTGA
- the LOC18601365 gene encoding probable prolyl 4-hydroxylase 7 translates to MDSRFFLGFFLLIFLHSSFASAEINGSLLKMKRGTSSVLFDPSRVTQLSWHPRAFIYKGFLSAEECDHLITLAKDKLEKSMVADNESGQSLESEVRTSSGMFLQKAQDEVIADIEARIAAWTFLPVENGESMQILHYEQGQKYEPHFDYFHDKANQELGGHRIATVLMYLSDVESGGETVFPNSEGKLAQPKDDSWSACAKNGYAVKPRKGDALLFFSLHPDATTDTNSLHGSCPVIKGEKWSGTKWIHVRSFDKLERRSENGDCVDESENCPVWAKAGECEKNPTYMVGSEESYGFCRKSCKVCSS, encoded by the exons ATGGATTCTCGGTTTTTTCTTGGATTTTTTCTACTTATTTTCCTTCATTCCTCTTTCGCGTCGGCTGAGATTAATGGATCGCTGCTTAAAATGAAAAGGGGAACTTCTTCTGTTCTATTTGATCCATCTCGTGTAACTCAACTCTCATGGCACCCTAG ggCTTTTATTTACAAAGGATTTTTATCGGCTGAGGAATGTGATCACCTTATTACTCTG GCTAAGGATAAGTTGGAGAAGTCAATGGTGGCAGATAATGAGTCAGGTCAAAGTTTAGAAAGCGAAGTTCGAACCAGCTCTGGCATGTTTCTTCAGAAAGCTCAG GATGAAGTCATTGCTGATATTGAAGCCAGGATTGCTGCATGGACCTTCCTTCCAGTAG AGAATGGAGAGTCCATGCAAATACTACACTATGAGCAGGGTCAGAAGTATGAAcctcattttgattattttcacgACAAGGCTAACCAAGAGCTGGGTGGTCACCGTATTGCCACTGTACTGATGTATTTGTCTGATGTTGAGAGTGGTGGGGAAACTGTCTTTCCAAATTCAGAG GGAAAACTTGCTCAGCCCAAGGATGACAGTTGGTCAGCTTGTGCTAAAAATGGATATGCAG TGAAACCCAGAAAAGGCGATGCATTACTGTTCTTCAGTCTTCATCCTGATGCGACTACAGATACAAACAGTTTGCACGGGAGTTGCCCAGTGATAAAGGGTGAGAAATGGTCTGGAACAAAGTGGATCCATGTCAGGTCATTTGATAAACTAGAGAGGCGCTCTGAAAATGGGGATTGCGTTGATGAAAGTGAGAACTGCCCTGTCTGGGCTAAGGCCGGTGAGTGTGAAAAGAACCCTACGTACATGGTGGGTTCTGAAGAGTCATACGGATTCTGTAGGAAGAGTTGTAAGGTGTGCTCCTCCTAG